A window of Mucilaginibacter paludis DSM 18603 contains these coding sequences:
- a CDS encoding CDGSH iron-sulfur domain-containing protein — MTKLTINNNGSVKIEGDFEIVDMQGNNYGLQGRTVVSICRCGLSANKPFCDGSHKGHFEHDAKAFDLPPRKV; from the coding sequence ATGACGAAACTTACAATCAACAACAACGGATCGGTAAAAATTGAGGGCGACTTTGAAATTGTAGATATGCAGGGCAATAACTACGGCTTGCAGGGGCGTACCGTTGTTTCTATTTGCCGCTGTGGCTTATCTGCCAACAAACCTTTTTGCGATGGATCGCACAAGGGGCATTTTGAGCATGATGCCAAGGCATTTGACCTGCCACCACGTAAAGTATAA
- a CDS encoding class I SAM-dependent methyltransferase, giving the protein MKDILGQALHDFYYQNKPDTLWIHNQYGPKEDMPVEIYFREPDEMPEAELMALQLCRGKVLDIGAGAGSHALVLQQKGFDVTAIDISGMAVAVMQARGVAKTQEADVFVYNQGKYDTLLLLMNGIGLSGTLPNLDVFLRHAQTLLKPGGQLLFDSSDIAYLYEGKLPNSDKYYGELYYQYEYKKQKTEWFNWLYIDQQTLKDAASKEGWTADILYQDEYDQYLAKLSPPAP; this is encoded by the coding sequence ATGAAGGATATACTGGGGCAAGCCCTGCACGATTTTTATTATCAAAACAAACCTGATACGCTTTGGATCCATAACCAATATGGCCCCAAGGAGGATATGCCCGTAGAAATATATTTCAGAGAGCCAGATGAGATGCCCGAAGCCGAGCTTATGGCCCTGCAACTTTGCCGCGGCAAGGTACTTGATATTGGCGCCGGCGCAGGTAGCCATGCCCTTGTTTTGCAACAAAAAGGATTTGATGTTACCGCTATTGATATTTCGGGCATGGCCGTAGCCGTAATGCAGGCACGCGGTGTTGCAAAAACACAGGAAGCGGACGTTTTTGTTTATAACCAGGGGAAATACGATACGCTTTTGTTGCTCATGAATGGCATTGGGCTGAGCGGCACCCTACCAAATCTCGATGTGTTTTTACGCCATGCCCAAACATTGTTGAAACCAGGTGGACAACTACTGTTCGACTCATCGGACATCGCTTACCTGTACGAAGGGAAATTACCCAACTCGGACAAATACTACGGTGAGCTTTACTACCAGTACGAATATAAAAAGCAGAAAACAGAATGGTTCAACTGGCTTTATATCGACCAGCAAACACTAAAAGATGCAGCCTCTAAAGAGGGATGGACAGCGGATATTTTATACCAGGATGAATATGACCAGTACCTGGCCAAACTGAGCCCCCCAGCCCCCTGA